In a genomic window of Mucilaginibacter sp. KACC 22063:
- a CDS encoding SDR family oxidoreductase has protein sequence MKAIKNIKVLVTGGSGFVGIHAIRQLLEQDYQVKTTVRSLSRKTEILQMLPASAQLELIEADLTKDDNWDEAVKGCTYVLHIASPIFLALPKDENEMIRPAVDGTLRVLKAARDAGVKRVVMTSNFGAVGYSHKDPQTPITEKEWTDPNEKGLSSYNKSKVMAERAAWDFIKREGGDLELSVINPVGIFGPALGPDMSSGFELVRGLIDGSMKAIPKLQLNIIDVRDVADLHIRAMTSPDAAGERFLALAGGKISLPEIAALLQTKMPAISSKISKRVLPDWLVRIAGLFNPKAKAIGSMLRASRNVSNEKARRILNWEPIATNEEAILLSVESMLKFGHIK, from the coding sequence ATGAAAGCTATCAAAAACATCAAAGTATTGGTAACCGGCGGTAGTGGTTTTGTTGGTATCCATGCCATCCGGCAGTTGTTGGAACAGGATTATCAGGTAAAAACTACGGTTCGCTCGCTCAGCCGGAAAACGGAAATTCTACAGATGCTGCCCGCTTCCGCTCAATTGGAGCTCATCGAAGCCGACCTGACCAAAGATGACAATTGGGATGAGGCGGTCAAAGGTTGTACTTATGTGTTGCATATCGCTTCGCCCATCTTTTTAGCCTTGCCCAAGGATGAAAACGAAATGATCCGCCCCGCTGTGGACGGAACGCTGCGGGTATTAAAGGCCGCCCGCGATGCAGGTGTAAAACGCGTGGTCATGACCTCCAACTTTGGCGCGGTCGGTTACAGCCATAAGGACCCGCAAACACCGATCACCGAAAAGGAATGGACCGATCCGAATGAGAAAGGATTATCTTCCTATAATAAGTCAAAGGTAATGGCGGAACGTGCGGCCTGGGATTTTATCAAGCGCGAAGGTGGGGATTTGGAATTAAGCGTGATCAATCCGGTGGGGATATTTGGGCCCGCGCTTGGACCGGACATGTCCAGTGGTTTTGAATTGGTCAGGGGCTTGATCGACGGCTCGATGAAAGCGATCCCTAAACTCCAGTTAAACATCATTGATGTAAGAGATGTAGCCGATCTGCATATCCGCGCCATGACCAGTCCCGATGCCGCAGGCGAACGTTTCCTGGCTTTAGCCGGAGGTAAGATATCTTTACCGGAGATTGCGGCATTGCTGCAAACTAAAATGCCCGCTATCTCCTCAAAAATATCGAAGCGCGTTTTACCGGACTGGTTAGTACGTATCGCCGGTTTGTTCAACCCTAAAGCCAAAGCGATCGGCTCGATGCTCAGGGCCAGCCGTAATGTGAGCAATGAGAAGGCACGCCGGATTTTGAATTGGGAGCCGATCGCGACCAACGAAGAAGCTATTTTGCTCAGCGTGGAAAGTATGCTTAAATTTGGTCATATCAAATGA
- a CDS encoding helix-turn-helix domain-containing protein, which translates to MKVTELKSCYIGPEISPEQFIAEHFFLYIVKGRIHGYDGQTTATLGAGQYALVRKNHLARYNKERTDGEFEKIVIIFDEAFLKSIPQQLPEPEPASLGTAFIPLAYNESIPRFMQSLQPYYDGFGKIAAAVADEKRGELLNILLDNWLELRSVLWDFSKPDKIDLEAFMQRNYKFNASIERFAYLTGRSRSAFKRDFKDLFQETPNRWLTRKRLQEAYFLITKKQQKPNAFYLDLGFEDLSHFSFAFKKAFGQTPTELWKQSATYSIS; encoded by the coding sequence ATGAAAGTTACGGAGTTAAAGTCCTGTTATATCGGTCCGGAAATATCTCCGGAACAGTTCATCGCTGAGCATTTTTTTCTTTACATCGTTAAAGGAAGAATACATGGTTATGATGGGCAAACTACCGCTACACTTGGTGCAGGGCAGTACGCGCTGGTACGTAAAAATCATTTGGCACGGTATAACAAAGAGCGTACCGACGGCGAGTTTGAAAAGATCGTGATCATATTTGACGAAGCTTTTTTGAAAAGTATCCCGCAGCAATTACCGGAACCGGAACCGGCCAGCTTGGGTACTGCCTTTATCCCTTTGGCTTACAACGAAAGTATACCTCGATTTATGCAAAGCCTTCAACCATATTATGATGGTTTCGGTAAAATAGCGGCGGCGGTAGCTGATGAAAAGCGCGGGGAATTGCTCAATATTTTACTTGATAACTGGCTCGAACTTCGGTCGGTTTTGTGGGATTTTAGTAAACCGGATAAGATCGATCTGGAAGCTTTTATGCAGCGCAATTATAAGTTCAATGCCAGTATCGAACGTTTTGCTTACCTGACCGGTCGTAGCCGTTCTGCTTTTAAAAGAGACTTTAAGGATCTTTTCCAAGAAACCCCCAACCGCTGGCTAACCCGCAAACGGCTTCAGGAAGCTTACTTCCTGATCACCAAAAAGCAGCAAAAACCCAATGCTTTTTATCTCGACCTTGGATTTGAGGATTTGTCCCACTTTTCTTTTGCCTTTAAAAAAGCTTTTGGACAAACACCTACTGAGCTTTGGAAACAAAGCGCAACTTATTCCATCAGTTAA
- a CDS encoding L-rhamnose mutarotase: MKRYCFALDLKDDQEVINRYEYWHRPENSWPEVSRSFIDSKIIEMQIYRTGNRLFMIMDTADDFSLESKAKMDAANPRVQEWELLMEQFQQPLPWAKKEEKWVQAAHIFSFTHELNASL, translated from the coding sequence ATGAAAAGGTACTGCTTTGCCCTCGATCTAAAAGATGATCAAGAAGTAATAAACCGTTATGAATACTGGCACAGGCCAGAAAACTCTTGGCCAGAAGTCAGCCGAAGCTTTATAGATTCGAAAATTATTGAAATGCAAATTTATAGAACAGGTAACAGATTATTTATGATTATGGATACCGCTGACGATTTTTCTTTAGAGTCTAAAGCGAAAATGGACGCGGCTAATCCGAGAGTTCAGGAATGGGAATTGTTGATGGAACAATTTCAACAGCCCCTGCCATGGGCTAAAAAAGAAGAAAAATGGGTGCAGGCCGCCCATATTTTTTCTTTTACCCATGAATTAAACGCATCGCTTTAG
- a CDS encoding alpha-L-fucosidase: MMKIKFLILTLSALYLATKSLAQVNAPHPVKPLPSENQMRWQEMEYYAFLHFSTNTFTDQEWGSGADDPKIFNPTNLDCRQWARVCKEAGMKGIILTAKHHSGFCLWPSKYTAYSVKNSPWKNGKGDIVGDLAKACKEYGLKLGIYLSPWDRNSALYGRPEYITYFRNQLKELLTNYGDIFEIWFDGANGGSGYYGGANETRKIDAKTYYDWQNTYKLIRALQPKIVIWNDGGDRADLRWVGTESGYVGETNWSLLNSTGDVPEHMLRYGVENGNAWVPGEVNTSIRPGWFYHKNEDNRVKSLSDLVDTYYNSIGRNATLLLNFPIDTRGLIHENDALNSALFAKTIKNAFANNLARQAKVTGSNVRGKSTMYAASNVVDLNKNSYWTTDDGVINASLSLIFKNPVLINNFLVQEYIRLGQRVKRFKVEAMIDGSWKEILQQTTIGYKRILRFPTIRTQELRFTVLDAKDIPLISNIGIFYVADLPTVPKIKRNKNGLVSVTGNDGQTIYYTTDGSNPTAASTKYNGPFQTDGKVIVKAAGFDNGLKQLGPVGEQDFDISHKDWQVIGVNDHLVNAVIDEDAATSWSQPE, encoded by the coding sequence ATGATGAAAATCAAATTTTTAATACTGACATTATCTGCACTTTACCTCGCTACCAAATCCCTTGCACAAGTAAATGCACCGCATCCGGTTAAACCCCTGCCCAGTGAAAATCAGATGCGCTGGCAGGAAATGGAATATTATGCTTTTTTGCACTTTTCTACTAACACCTTTACCGACCAGGAATGGGGTTCGGGCGCAGATGATCCGAAAATCTTTAATCCTACCAATCTGGATTGCAGGCAATGGGCTCGCGTATGCAAGGAAGCAGGAATGAAAGGAATTATACTGACTGCAAAACACCATTCCGGCTTTTGTTTGTGGCCATCAAAATATACAGCTTATTCGGTGAAAAATTCACCTTGGAAAAACGGCAAAGGAGATATTGTCGGCGATCTGGCCAAAGCGTGTAAAGAGTATGGGCTTAAATTAGGTATTTATTTATCTCCCTGGGACAGAAACAGTGCCTTGTACGGGCGACCTGAATATATTACCTATTTCAGGAATCAATTAAAGGAATTGTTAACGAATTACGGTGATATATTTGAAATATGGTTCGACGGTGCCAATGGTGGGTCAGGCTATTACGGTGGCGCAAATGAAACACGTAAAATTGACGCTAAGACCTACTATGACTGGCAAAACACTTATAAGCTAATTCGTGCATTGCAACCTAAAATTGTTATCTGGAATGATGGCGGCGATCGCGCTGATTTGAGGTGGGTTGGCACCGAATCAGGTTATGTCGGCGAAACTAACTGGAGCCTGCTCAATTCAACGGGGGATGTACCTGAACATATGCTACGTTATGGAGTAGAAAATGGCAATGCTTGGGTGCCAGGCGAAGTGAATACTTCAATCAGGCCGGGATGGTTTTATCACAAAAATGAAGACAATCGTGTCAAAAGCTTATCTGACCTGGTAGACACTTATTATAACTCCATCGGCAGAAATGCGACGCTTTTGTTAAATTTCCCTATCGATACGAGAGGGCTAATCCATGAAAATGACGCACTCAATAGTGCTTTGTTCGCGAAGACCATCAAAAACGCATTTGCTAACAACCTTGCCAGGCAGGCGAAAGTGACCGGATCTAACGTTCGCGGCAAAAGTACGATGTATGCAGCTTCAAACGTGGTCGATCTGAATAAGAATAGTTACTGGACGACCGATGATGGTGTGATCAATGCAAGTCTGTCCCTAATATTTAAGAATCCTGTTCTGATCAATAACTTCTTGGTTCAGGAATATATCAGACTTGGCCAACGTGTAAAAAGATTCAAGGTCGAGGCTATGATCGACGGATCTTGGAAGGAGATTCTTCAGCAAACCACCATAGGTTATAAACGGATCCTCCGGTTTCCAACCATACGTACCCAGGAGCTCAGATTCACCGTCCTGGACGCCAAAGACATTCCCTTGATTTCCAATATCGGAATATTTTATGTAGCTGATCTGCCAACTGTTCCAAAGATCAAAAGGAACAAAAATGGGCTTGTATCGGTGACAGGGAATGACGGGCAAACAATTTATTATACTACAGACGGTAGTAACCCAACGGCGGCTTCCACAAAGTACAACGGCCCGTTTCAAACAGATGGTAAAGTCATTGTTAAGGCAGCTGGCTTCGATAACGGTTTAAAACAACTTGGCCCAGTAGGAGAACAGGATTTTGATATATCACATAAAGATTGGCAGGTGATCGGGGTCAATGATCACCTGGTGAACGCTGTTATTGACGAAGATGCTGCTACCTCCTGGTCCCAACCAGAGTAA
- a CDS encoding discoidin domain-containing protein, which translates to MDLGNTEKLTGFKYLPKQGTDAGLINRYQFYVSRDNHDWKLVSEGEFSNIQNNPVWQTKKFPREQARFIKLRALGNTKNNDSAGYAEIDVITSQ; encoded by the coding sequence ATTGACCTTGGAAATACTGAAAAGCTTACTGGATTTAAATATTTACCTAAACAAGGCACCGATGCGGGGTTGATAAACCGTTATCAGTTCTATGTTTCTAGGGACAACCATGATTGGAAGCTGGTTAGCGAAGGCGAATTTTCCAACATTCAAAATAATCCGGTTTGGCAGACCAAAAAGTTTCCAAGGGAGCAAGCCCGTTTTATAAAGTTACGTGCGTTGGGAAACACCAAAAACAATGATAGCGCTGGTTATGCAGAGATTGATGTTATTACAAGTCAGTAG
- a CDS encoding GLPGLI family protein, with amino-acid sequence MMKYYLLTFLTAALSFSSLRAQTIEHTKLQCEYKLVWVNDTTRRSLTKEDFMILKVGDKVSEFYSYNTYRVDSALQVDLKKGLSAVEILGKRASYGKKGVDYHIFKNYPSGMTTVFDVVGTDRFKYQEPMGQKWQIQAEKATINGYKAQKAICIFSGRKYTAWFTPDVPVATGPWKFSGLPGLIVKVEDGTGDFKFDLIGLHKVKDETLISLPQKPAISTTKADFQKLLIKYHKDPVAYLNATGPVKITPANGNQGKGRPYNPIEL; translated from the coding sequence ATGATGAAATACTATTTATTAACTTTCCTTACGGCAGCTTTGTCATTTAGCAGTCTTCGCGCGCAAACAATCGAACACACGAAACTTCAATGTGAGTATAAGCTTGTTTGGGTGAACGACACTACAAGACGTAGTTTAACCAAAGAAGATTTCATGATATTGAAAGTGGGTGATAAGGTGTCTGAATTTTATAGTTACAATACTTATCGTGTAGACTCTGCCTTGCAGGTGGACCTAAAAAAAGGCTTGTCAGCAGTTGAAATTCTGGGAAAACGGGCTTCCTATGGAAAAAAAGGTGTAGATTACCACATATTTAAAAACTATCCATCAGGAATGACGACCGTTTTTGATGTGGTTGGAACTGATCGCTTCAAATATCAGGAGCCTATGGGACAGAAATGGCAAATTCAAGCTGAAAAGGCAACGATTAACGGTTATAAGGCGCAAAAAGCAATCTGCATTTTTAGTGGAAGAAAATATACCGCATGGTTCACCCCTGATGTTCCGGTCGCCACTGGCCCGTGGAAATTTAGTGGACTGCCGGGCTTGATCGTAAAGGTTGAGGATGGTACTGGGGATTTTAAATTTGATTTAATAGGCTTGCATAAGGTTAAGGATGAAACTTTGATCTCACTGCCTCAAAAACCGGCAATATCTACGACAAAAGCTGATTTTCAAAAACTTTTGATAAAATATCACAAAGATCCGGTTGCTTATTTGAATGCGACAGGCCCAGTTAAAATCACTCCTGCTAATGGAAATCAAGGCAAGGGGCGTCCCTACAATCCGATAGAGTTATAG
- a CDS encoding TonB-dependent receptor: MRIVFFILIILFYASVTFSQINVNGYVKEKDKDIRLEGAVITILSADSTILGYATSNVKGDFSIEVSVFSKKYFLKAALIGYKTQIISISNPNNISLSLTAQVTQLKEVFVRPPKIIQRHDTISYNVSSYSNVQDKNIGDVLKKLPGIDVQEDGTVLYNGKAINKFYIEGLDMLENRYGLAVNNVAPQDVQSVEILEGHQPIKVLKNSVLTDRAALNLKLKKNSKARWLGHIELDGGVKPGLWKTDALALKFTGQSQNLNLVQSNNTGENIKTQFKSHTLEDYLNGEDNQSTQTKYIKVAAENAPIADERSLLNQTFAVSSNNLKLLKNNYQIKANFNYVNDRLSSFKNSVVNYYSPNSLEQQVIENSVGISRQNQGNLDVNVNKNTDKFYFNNKLSGQLLWDNTNLVTTGTNPNQQKSQVPYHYVNNDFNFIKSFKRTRLTINSYNHFTIQPEELAFNVPNVSSPVIQQANHHDFFSNTNVSVNTSLHKWAMEYRVGVKATVQHLISEIINNNTSLPLTDSLTNDISWHSFDYFGSVSGQYANDDLNLKLTLPANFYANELINSSRPTTTIDNRFYLNPGLNINYKFTPKLSLNARAELTSRIIGLENLSDGYIYETYRNIVSGNNNINIEHRQNYALSINYRSPVSALFMGISGTYSPISNNYLTRRSFSDYITIERLIPFNNDNSTWSLSGRISKGIDDINATASIVITYKNSTNALLQSSQLINSTTRSIQVSPKYVMSVNQFFNIEYNGNFNSSNLLISNTSLTGALISLYQKLELGWIINKQLNMKAGLDQVYNQLTQTQHLSAYFADYKVQCIPTKNIALELNFKNLFNRKTIAYNIIETASNTSNIYTIRPFNVLIGARLNF; encoded by the coding sequence ATGCGTATCGTTTTCTTTATCCTAATCATTTTATTTTATGCCAGTGTTACATTTTCCCAAATTAATGTAAATGGGTATGTGAAAGAGAAGGATAAAGATATTCGGTTAGAAGGAGCAGTAATTACTATTTTAAGTGCCGATAGCACAATCCTTGGATATGCTACTTCTAATGTCAAAGGGGATTTTAGTATTGAAGTATCTGTCTTTTCAAAAAAATACTTTTTAAAAGCTGCACTGATCGGATACAAGACGCAAATAATAAGCATTTCGAATCCCAATAATATCAGTCTATCGCTTACTGCACAAGTCACTCAGCTGAAAGAAGTATTTGTACGGCCACCAAAAATCATTCAACGACATGATACAATAAGTTATAATGTTTCTTCCTATTCGAATGTTCAGGATAAAAATATCGGAGATGTTTTAAAGAAACTTCCCGGGATTGATGTTCAGGAAGACGGTACTGTACTTTATAACGGCAAAGCCATCAATAAATTCTATATTGAAGGCTTGGACATGCTGGAAAACCGCTATGGATTAGCTGTCAATAACGTCGCACCTCAAGATGTTCAAAGTGTAGAAATTTTAGAAGGGCATCAACCAATAAAAGTACTTAAGAATAGCGTCCTAACGGATCGTGCTGCCTTAAATCTTAAACTTAAAAAGAATTCTAAAGCACGCTGGTTAGGCCATATTGAACTTGATGGGGGCGTAAAGCCCGGTCTTTGGAAAACAGATGCGTTAGCGCTGAAATTTACAGGACAAAGTCAAAACCTAAATCTCGTCCAGTCCAATAATACTGGTGAAAATATAAAAACTCAGTTCAAGTCCCATACGCTCGAGGATTACTTGAATGGGGAGGATAACCAGAGTACCCAAACCAAGTACATAAAGGTAGCTGCCGAAAATGCCCCGATTGCAGATGAGAGATCACTGCTAAATCAAACTTTCGCAGTTTCATCAAATAATCTTAAGCTCTTAAAAAATAATTACCAGATTAAAGCAAACTTCAATTATGTTAACGACAGATTAAGTTCTTTTAAGAACTCCGTTGTTAACTATTATAGCCCCAACTCCCTTGAACAACAAGTCATTGAAAACAGCGTAGGTATTTCCAGGCAGAACCAAGGGAATCTTGATGTCAATGTTAATAAGAATACCGATAAGTTCTATTTTAATAATAAACTTAGTGGTCAGCTACTTTGGGATAATACAAATCTTGTTACAACCGGCACAAATCCTAATCAACAGAAGAGTCAAGTTCCTTATCATTACGTTAATAATGACTTTAATTTTATAAAGTCTTTCAAGAGGACAAGATTAACCATAAATTCCTATAATCATTTTACCATTCAACCAGAGGAACTGGCTTTTAATGTACCTAACGTAAGTAGCCCGGTAATACAACAAGCAAATCACCACGATTTTTTCAGCAATACTAATGTCTCCGTAAACACGAGTTTACATAAATGGGCGATGGAATATCGTGTAGGAGTGAAGGCGACTGTCCAACATCTTATTTCGGAAATTATAAACAATAATACATCACTACCTTTAACGGATTCGCTGACAAATGATATTTCATGGCATTCATTTGATTATTTTGGCAGCGTATCAGGTCAATACGCGAATGATGATCTAAATTTGAAGCTAACTTTACCAGCAAACTTTTACGCAAACGAGCTTATTAATTCATCACGCCCGACCACTACAATTGACAATCGGTTTTATTTAAATCCTGGTTTAAACATCAACTATAAGTTTACGCCTAAGCTTTCACTAAATGCGCGCGCGGAACTGACAAGCCGAATAATCGGCCTGGAGAATCTTAGTGATGGTTATATTTACGAAACTTACAGAAACATTGTTTCGGGTAACAATAACATTAACATTGAACACCGCCAAAACTATGCTCTATCCATAAATTACCGTTCCCCAGTAAGTGCTCTTTTTATGGGTATTTCCGGAACCTATTCTCCAATATCAAACAATTATCTTACTCGCCGTTCTTTTTCTGACTACATTACCATCGAAAGACTAATTCCTTTCAACAATGACAATTCTACTTGGAGTCTGTCCGGCAGAATCAGTAAAGGTATCGACGATATCAACGCGACCGCATCTATCGTTATCACTTATAAAAATTCTACCAATGCTTTATTACAATCATCACAATTAATAAACAGTACAACAAGGTCGATACAAGTCAGTCCCAAGTATGTAATGAGTGTTAATCAATTCTTCAATATCGAATATAATGGCAACTTTAATTCCAGTAATCTTCTAATATCAAACACATCATTAACGGGCGCCTTAATTAGTTTATACCAAAAATTAGAACTAGGTTGGATTATAAACAAGCAGCTAAATATGAAAGCAGGACTCGATCAGGTATATAATCAGCTGACACAAACACAACATCTTTCAGCTTATTTCGCGGATTACAAAGTCCAATGCATCCCAACTAAAAACATTGCATTAGAACTAAATTTTAAAAACCTTTTTAACAGAAAAACTATTGCTTACAATATTATAGAAACGGCTAGCAATACCTCAAACATCTATACTATAAGGCCGTTTAATGTATTAATAGGCGCAAGGTTGAACTTCTAA
- a CDS encoding TlpA disulfide reductase family protein, translating to MTYLYEIDTVGFKVVDSASIQEDGQFKLKHPAPFPEIYKLVIDHSNFNIIGQNGDKIDFYTNLSDPNHNYKISGSAESDKLQILSKIDDHFEKQKQSIINAFQSELKNGTNREDLFKKYEPVMQAISDSADRQDLQFMQDNMQSLAAVFAASSLDDTKYEKELVDFAKVIKLNYPNSFADAFKNKFLRLASTAVGSKAASFEIKDDHGKIINLEDYKGRFVLLDFWASWCPPCRAENPNVVKVFNRYHSKGLNILGISLDTDTEAWKKAIISDKLQWTQTSDLAKFDGPTESKYHIESIPSNFMIGPDGTIIAKNVFGEDLNTLCKKLFH from the coding sequence ATGACCTATCTGTACGAAATTGATACCGTTGGTTTTAAGGTGGTAGATTCTGCATCAATTCAAGAAGATGGACAATTCAAGCTTAAGCACCCCGCTCCTTTTCCTGAAATTTACAAACTGGTAATTGACCATAGCAACTTTAATATCATTGGTCAAAACGGAGACAAAATAGATTTCTATACAAATTTATCAGACCCCAACCATAATTATAAAATCAGTGGCTCGGCAGAATCAGATAAGCTACAAATATTAAGCAAAATAGATGACCATTTTGAAAAGCAGAAACAAAGCATCATAAATGCTTTTCAAAGCGAATTAAAAAATGGCACCAATCGCGAAGATTTATTTAAAAAATATGAACCCGTAATGCAGGCAATTTCAGATTCCGCCGATCGCCAGGATCTGCAATTTATGCAAGACAATATGCAGAGCCTTGCGGCTGTGTTTGCAGCATCTTCCCTTGATGATACTAAATATGAAAAAGAGCTGGTTGATTTTGCAAAGGTGATTAAGCTAAATTATCCGAATAGCTTTGCAGATGCTTTCAAAAACAAATTTTTGAGGTTGGCATCAACAGCGGTAGGAAGCAAAGCAGCCAGTTTCGAAATAAAAGATGATCATGGAAAGATAATTAACCTTGAAGATTACAAAGGACGTTTTGTTTTATTAGACTTTTGGGCTTCATGGTGCCCGCCTTGCCGTGCTGAAAATCCTAATGTGGTAAAAGTATTTAATCGCTATCATTCGAAAGGGTTAAATATCCTGGGCATTTCATTGGATACAGATACCGAAGCCTGGAAAAAAGCGATAATATCGGATAAGTTGCAATGGACACAGACATCTGATCTTGCAAAATTTGATGGCCCAACCGAATCTAAATATCATATAGAAAGTATCCCGTCTAATTTCATGATAGGGCCAGACGGAACTATTATAGCTAAGAATGTTTTCGGAGAAGATCTGAATACGCTTTGTAAAAAGCTTTTTCATTAA
- a CDS encoding peroxiredoxin family protein — protein MKTKTSLIIAMLFSIMAHAQVKVNSFVLPDGREIPVYKLDSVKKAWNGKVMFQHNDEDDKKHIMHLVRETPEMEKQFEESTRKQHQAMQEMIGKQAIDFSLKDLHGKTVKLSALKGKVVVLNFWFTSCPPCNTEMPELNKLVTDFQNQDVVFLALTFNDTSNVQEFLKTHSFKYNILPSSTQVDKLYQISSWPTSLIIGRNGDVAFTINYDQQIYAALSAQIKQALNN, from the coding sequence ATGAAAACAAAAACAAGCTTAATTATTGCCATGCTATTTTCCATCATGGCACACGCACAAGTAAAGGTAAATAGTTTCGTTTTGCCAGATGGCCGGGAAATACCTGTTTATAAACTTGACAGTGTAAAAAAGGCATGGAACGGAAAAGTAATGTTTCAGCATAATGATGAAGATGATAAAAAGCACATCATGCATTTGGTCCGTGAAACGCCAGAAATGGAAAAGCAGTTTGAGGAAAGTACCCGCAAACAACATCAGGCTATGCAGGAGATGATCGGAAAACAAGCAATCGACTTTTCACTGAAAGATTTGCATGGCAAAACCGTAAAGTTGAGCGCATTAAAAGGCAAAGTGGTTGTACTGAATTTCTGGTTCACCAGCTGCCCGCCTTGTAATACAGAAATGCCGGAACTAAATAAGCTTGTAACAGACTTTCAGAATCAAGACGTTGTGTTCTTGGCACTTACTTTTAATGACACATCTAACGTACAGGAGTTTTTGAAAACACATTCCTTTAAATACAATATCCTTCCTTCATCAACTCAGGTTGACAAATTGTACCAAATCTCATCATGGCCAACAAGTTTGATAATCGGGCGTAATGGCGATGTTGCCTTTACAATAAACTATGACCAGCAGATATATGCCGCACTATCAGCGCAGATTAAACAAGCGTTAAATAATTAA
- a CDS encoding response regulator transcription factor, with translation MMSTQILLIEDEPVLASIIKESLESREFEVATAANGVEGWSLFNELKPALCIVDVMLPKKDGYTLVRDIRMVDKRIPLIFLTARTQTEDVLKGLELGADDYMKKPFSMEELILRIKALLRRNENQDLSVSQPAIFKLGQLQFNFLRLEIIDKEETNYLSQREADLLLLLIQNKNRLLDRRTALLKLWGEDNRFNARSMDVYITRLRKFLKDEPSLVIQSVRGQGYKLAEI, from the coding sequence ATGATGAGCACGCAAATATTATTAATTGAAGATGAACCCGTATTGGCATCTATCATTAAAGAATCTTTGGAAAGCCGGGAGTTCGAAGTCGCTACAGCCGCTAATGGTGTTGAGGGCTGGAGCTTATTTAACGAATTAAAACCTGCGCTGTGCATTGTAGATGTAATGTTACCTAAAAAAGATGGATACACATTAGTAAGGGATATCCGCATGGTGGATAAACGCATACCATTAATATTTTTAACGGCAAGAACGCAAACAGAGGACGTGCTTAAAGGATTGGAATTGGGCGCAGACGATTACATGAAAAAGCCCTTCAGCATGGAAGAATTAATATTGCGTATTAAAGCCCTATTACGGCGGAACGAAAACCAAGACCTTAGTGTTTCTCAGCCTGCTATTTTTAAGTTAGGCCAGCTCCAATTCAATTTTCTGCGCCTGGAAATTATTGATAAAGAAGAGACAAATTATTTATCGCAGCGCGAAGCTGATCTTTTGTTGCTATTGATTCAAAATAAAAACAGGTTATTAGACCGCAGAACAGCCCTGTTAAAGCTTTGGGGCGAAGACAACCGTTTTAATGCGCGCAGCATGGATGTTTACATCACCAGGTTGCGTAAATTCCTTAAAGATGAACCCTCATTAGTTATACAAAGTGTACGTGGACAGGGATATAAGTTAGCAGAGATATAA